A window from Pongo abelii isolate AG06213 chromosome 6, NHGRI_mPonAbe1-v2.0_pri, whole genome shotgun sequence encodes these proteins:
- the MRPS33 gene encoding small ribosomal subunit protein mS33 isoform X2 has protein sequence MSRLSARLFGEVTRPTNSKSMKVVKLFSELPLAKKKETYDWYPNHHTYTELMQTLRFLGLYRDEHQDFMDEQKRLKKLRGKEKPKKGEGKRAAKRK, from the exons ATGTCTCGTCTCAGTGCCCGGCTATTTGGTGAAGTCACCAGGCCTACTAATTCCAAGTCTATGAAAGTGGTGAAACTGTTTAGTGAACTGCCCTTGGCCAAGAAGAAGGAGACTTATGATTGGTATCCAAATCACCACACTTACACTGAACTCATGCAGACGCTCCGATTTCTTGGACTCTACAG AGATGAGCATCAGgattttatggatgagcaaaaaCGACTAAAGAAGCTTCGTGGAAAGGAGAAACCaaagaaaggagaggggaaaAGAGCAGCAAAAAGGAAATAG
- the MRPS33 gene encoding small ribosomal subunit protein mS33 isoform X1: protein MSSLSEYAFRMSRLSARLFGEVTRPTNSKSMKVVKLFSELPLAKKKETYDWYPNHHTYTELMQTLRFLGLYRDEHQDFMDEQKRLKKLRGKEKPKKGEGKRAAKRK, encoded by the exons ATGTCCTCCCTTTCAGAATATGCCTTCCGCATGTCTCGTCTCAGTGCCCGGCTATTTGGTGAAGTCACCAGGCCTACTAATTCCAAGTCTATGAAAGTGGTGAAACTGTTTAGTGAACTGCCCTTGGCCAAGAAGAAGGAGACTTATGATTGGTATCCAAATCACCACACTTACACTGAACTCATGCAGACGCTCCGATTTCTTGGACTCTACAG AGATGAGCATCAGgattttatggatgagcaaaaaCGACTAAAGAAGCTTCGTGGAAAGGAGAAACCaaagaaaggagaggggaaaAGAGCAGCAAAAAGGAAATAG